In Flammeovirgaceae bacterium, the sequence AAACCAAAAAGAACTAATCAAAACTTTACAGTTGGAGCAACCTCCGATCCCTGAGCAGCCTGGAAGCCTTTACGGGTTTCAAAGGTTTCGCCTTTTCCGAAGGTTGACAAGGCCATGCTTTTAAAGTAGCCCCGGATGTAGGCGTTGTATTCTTTAACCGCTGCGTTGTAACGTTGGCGTGCCACGTTAATGCGGTTTTCGGTTCCTTCTAATTGCGATTGCAAATCCTGAAAATTCTCAGTCGAGCGGATTTGCGGATAGGCCTCAAAGGCCAGGTTAATGGCCGTATTTATCTGACGGCCCGCGCGATCGAGTTCTTCCGGAGTTTTGGCATTAACAATGCCGGCACGTGCCTGAGTTACTTCGCGCAAAATGGTTTGTTCATTCTCGGCCGCACCTTTAACGGTAGCCACCAGGTTGGGCACCAGGTCGGCCCTGCGTTGGTAAGTGGCTTGTACATCTTCCCAGGCCTGGTTGGTTTCCTCCTGCAGTTTTACTGCGGTGTCGTACACACCGGTGCCCCAGAAAAAGAAGAACAGGCCCCCCAGGATGATAATGGCCAGTATCCCTCCGATAATTGCTAATAATGTAAACATACCTCTGTTCATAGTTTAGTTATTGAGATGATAAAATGAAAATTAGCGATTATTTTCAATTAACCCCGGTAGCGGATTAAAAAATTACACCGCTGTTCCTTCCGTCATTTTTTCGGCACTGTCGGCAATGCGCAACTGCTCAATGAAGTCATCAAT encodes:
- a CDS encoding LemA family protein, with product MNRGMFTLLAIIGGILAIIILGGLFFFFWGTGVYDTAVKLQEETNQAWEDVQATYQRRADLVPNLVATVKGAAENEQTILREVTQARAGIVNAKTPEELDRAGRQINTAINLAFEAYPQIRSTENFQDLQSQLEGTENRINVARQRYNAAVKEYNAYIRGYFKSMALSTFGKGETFETRKGFQAAQGSEVAPTVKF